In Streptomyces sp. NBC_00448, the following are encoded in one genomic region:
- a CDS encoding ThuA domain-containing protein, which produces MSHLTTPRAMVVVNGDDTHHDLLSAAGVFQQLGVEAGFATRKAMGTSRFVDPRPETAEADVYLFYTAGGHFATGQQQALADAVRAGKGLVGVHGANILGWQGDGLDPADRPLFELLGNRYLSHGPGHHEGRHTIEIVAEHPITAGVTDFELFDEYYEFELADEDVTVLAQRHRADGAVIPVLYAREVGAGRVVYLALGHDMRSWGEPPVRALVRQALLWAAGRD; this is translated from the coding sequence ATGTCCCACCTGACGACGCCGAGAGCCATGGTCGTCGTGAACGGCGACGACACCCACCACGACCTGCTCAGTGCCGCCGGAGTCTTCCAGCAGCTCGGTGTCGAGGCCGGGTTCGCCACCCGCAAGGCCATGGGCACCAGCCGGTTCGTCGATCCGCGGCCGGAGACGGCCGAGGCGGACGTCTACCTCTTCTACACCGCGGGCGGGCACTTCGCGACCGGCCAGCAGCAGGCGCTGGCCGACGCGGTGCGGGCCGGCAAGGGGCTGGTCGGGGTGCACGGCGCCAACATCCTCGGCTGGCAGGGCGACGGCCTGGACCCGGCCGACCGCCCGCTGTTCGAGTTGCTCGGCAACCGCTACCTCTCGCACGGGCCGGGCCACCACGAGGGCCGGCACACCATCGAGATCGTCGCGGAGCACCCGATCACCGCGGGCGTCACCGACTTCGAACTCTTCGACGAGTACTACGAGTTCGAGCTCGCCGACGAGGACGTGACGGTGCTCGCGCAGCGGCACCGGGCGGACGGCGCGGTCATCCCGGTGCTGTACGCCCGCGAGGTCGGGGCCGGCCGGGTGGTCTACCTGGCGCTCGGCCACGACATGCGTTCCTGGGGCGAGCCGCCGGTGCGCGCCCTGGTCCGGCAGGCGCTGCTGTGGGCGGCCGGCCGTGACTGA